AACTCCGAACCTCTCTTGCTGACGCAACTGTGGCAAGTGCAAAAAAGCTGATTCGAAGGAAAATggtgtctgtgcgtctctcagTCTTTCCACATGACGTACTGGAAAATAGAGCGGAactcctcttcgttttcgggGCTACCGTAGTCACTTGTCCTGAGAACAACGCACCGATGTCCAACGGGCGCTTCTGGACGTGACACATCACAGCATCGCCGGcaagcagaaacgaagggaacCCGCAGCAGCCGCTAGGGACAATCCTGCCCCGCTCTGAATCGTCTCTGCTCCAATCGACTGCGGAGTACGAAAGTGTGGAGCGTGACAGGAAAACTGGGGATCGACCTGCGAGACAACCAGTgcaagaagacgacggcggcTGGCAGCTGAACAAAACGTACCAGGCATGGCCGATGGTGAATTTGTGAAAGCGTAGAAGATCGAGGACACCAACATGGAGAACCGCGGCTCCGTAGAGATCCGGTCGTTGATTGATGCATGCGCCCACCAAGAGACCGCCATTGGAACCGCCATGAATGGCCAGCCTAAAAGAACAGTCGTCGAACCCGGCAGCCGAAGGCGAAACGCTTTACATTCCGAGCTTTACTAAAGCAGAGAGTCAAGTGTGACGCCAGGCGCAGCAGGAACAGCGGCCGTACACGCCTAGCTGCGCTCGCTCACGACCTCCTGGCGACACGCTGCCCCGCCCAAGCCGACCGAGGCCGTTAACCCCTCCCTCGACTCCGGAGGTTCCACGGTTCCACGCAGGAgccggcgaggaaaaacTCTCCGCTCGCCATGTGCGCctgtccccgtcttctctgctcacCGTCGGGGCGAAGTGTACTGCTGGCTAATCAGATATTCTGCGGCCTGTTGGAAGTCGTCGTAGCTGACCTGAACATCCAGACAAGAGTGCCGCCTTCGGGCAATGACGCGTCTCCGGTCGCGCTAGGCCCACGCACCTTGTGTCGCTCCCCTCTCCTCACCGGCTGACCCGCCGCTGCTCGTTTCGTCATGTCGGCTTCCAGGGTCAGCACATTCCGTCAGTTGGCGCCAAGGGAGTGACACCCTGGCCAAGGTGAAGGCAAAGTTCAGACCACGGGACGGGACCCGTTGCGACCTAACCGCATGCCGGCAGTCGCGAGTCGGGCAAAATCCTCAcctgcttcttcgttttgATTGCGGCCTCGTACCACGCCTTTCCGTATTCCCCGCCGCCGCGGATATTCGCGACTGCCATGACCATTCCCAGGTTGAGCATTGCAACGACCCAAGACGGGGTGAAGGAAGGCGTTATCGAGATGTTGAAGCTGCAAAGGTGTATGGGGACCCAGCAAGGAACATCGCCGTAGAGTTGAAGGGCGTGGTAACTCGTTAAGTCGGCCAAAGCCAAGTGTGGCGCGAGTCTCTCCGTGCTGGTCCCCAAAAAGAAGCTGCAAATGCACGGCAGTTTTTTCGGGCCTCCTCCACTTTTTCGCGTCGCTTCGTTTTCACGCACAAGACCAGGCACCATCCAGGGTGAAGGTCACTGTCCAGAGGAGTGTCCTGCGTCGTGAACGAGAAAAGTCCCCACTGGAAAAAAGTTGGCCAAACCTCTCGGGGTCTCACCCGCCGTAGCCGTAGAGAGCAGTGGGGTTGTTGCCGTCGCGCTTGAGGCCTTTCTTGTGCATGATGAACATGGGAATCTTGGTGTCGTCCTTGCTGTCGAAAAACGCCTGGCTGACTTCCAACTGGCTCAGGTCGGCGCCCTCcacctgcggagacagccgccacacacgcgaagaaagcTACAGATCAGCCCGTCGCCTTTTTGCCGCTTTCGCGCCGTCAATTCTCCCCACTGGGCCCCCGTCTTTTTCCCGCCCTCAACGAGAATGTGGAGCCTTTTTGCCGCTCAGGAACGGGCTGCTGCCCGAGAGTTGACGCCTCACCCTGGGGCAAGTCGCACCCCGAGAGAAGCTGGGTCCGAAAGAGCGGGGGGACGCTGACCTTTTCGGAGTTCCCACCGTTCACCGTTCTAGCTAGAAAGCGCAGATTTTGGCAGTCTACACTAACAACACCACACAGCACGCGCTTGCACGGGACCCAAGGAATCCGTGTGAGGTCTCATATACTCTGTACAGTCAACGTGAATCGGTCCTGCGCGAGGACTGAAGTCTGTGGACGGCGCCCCCACTGGAGATCGCGCGGCAAAGCTTCCGACTCCTCGCAGGCCGGCCCTCCCCCCCCAACCGTCCGCCCTCCAGCTGCCTGCTTTCTTGTGTCGTTAGCGGATGTCTCCACCTTCACAACGTCGCGGCGGCTGCTTCCCGCACCTTGGTCTGTCGATACAGCGTGGGCGTCCAGTCCCCGCTCTTgacagcggcggcgaagTCCATCTGGTAGATGTCAGACGGCGTAGTGAAGGACGTGAACGAGAAGAGCATGTGAGGGAACCTGCGTTCACCCGAGATTTGCTTGACGCTTCCGAGCGGAAGAGGGATCGCACCCAACAGCTGTCCTGTGTGGAGATCGCGGACTTCCAGCTGTGATGTGACGTCCCGAAAGTAGTGCAGGATCAACTTGTTGCCGTCCACCACGTCGGCGGAGCTCAGCAGGTCGGACGTCTCGTGAACCAGCGTTTTCCAGAAAGTTTCTTCTGCAGAAACAGCGCGCGAACGGCTCGCCGGTCAGAAACTCGAAGCTATACCAGAGAACTCGCTTTCGCTCAGAGACCGGTgaacaaagagaaacagaacccccccccccccaaccCCGCCCCGCCACGAGACCCGGCGCTGCGGGACACACGACGGAATCAAGCGGGATCCAACCACGCCACCAATCTCCCACAGAAGACTTCCTCTCGCCTAAGCAGTatccgtctcttcccgcgaaagaagcgaagcatCCAAAGGGGCGACGCACGGGCAAAATCGACGGGGCAACTCACCTGGATGCAAAATATCGAGTTTGACGAGTTTGTACCGCGGTGCGTCCTTGTTCGTGAGGAACACGAACTCGGTTCCGTCGTTTGTCAGGTATTCGTACCCAGCGTCGAAGTTGGTCACAATTTTCTTCCACTCCAGCTTGGAAAAGTCGTACGCGTCCCGTGCATTGGGGGTGCGGATCGAGTCCAAGTCGGCAATCCACACTTGGTTTTTCTGCACAGCGCAAGTAACATCCTCAGTTCCGTCTTCcatctcgtttccttccgcaTCCTCCGAAACGGGTTCGGCACTTTGCAATCTCCTCCCCTAATCTGCGGTGCGCGCCTCCGAACACGGCGCCGCCAGCACGTCGAGCCTGCTCGACAGAGTCGTTACGTGTGCGCGTGCCCGGGTCCCCCCAGAAGCGCTTCACGAGAGGGTGCCCGAAACGAGGTTCAGCTTGGGCTGCGAGGCGACTCGCGGGTGAACTATGAACACCTGACGTGGGCAACAGCTTACGGGGCTGCAACTCTCGGAAATCTCCACGATCAGAAATCGACGGTCCCACGAGAGTGTAACGTCGGTGAGCCACTTGGGGTGCTCGGGGTGCGAGAGAATCAGAATGTCCTCTTGTTGATCCGTGCCCAGCTTGTGA
This sequence is a window from Neospora caninum Liverpool complete genome, chromosome V. Protein-coding genes within it:
- a CDS encoding Prolyl oligopeptidase (Precursor),related, coding for MAAAGFPDANKSLTYFPARRDETVVETHFGETVADPYRWLEDPDSAETKAFVEAQNKLSRPLYRTAIREKFFKKLEQVYDYPKYGVPFREGDMWYNWYNTGLQNQNVLYARKSLHDEQARVVLDPNVWTEDGTAAVGATAFTDDGSLMAYTRSDKGSDWMRIFVVRVEDGYVFPDVVKHVKFSSLEWSPDNQGFFYNRYDVPDEDQEDSGTANAQHEFQKVFYHKLGTDQQEDILILSHPEHPKWLTDVTLSWDRRFLIVEISESCSPKNQVWIADLDSIRTPNARDAYDFSKLEWKKIVTNFDAGYEYLTNDGTEFVFLTNKDAPRYKLVKLDILHPEETFWKTLVHETSDLLSSADVVDGNKLILHYFRDVTSQLEVRDLHTGQLLGAIPLPLGSVKQISGERRFPHMLFSFTSFTTPSDIYQMDFAAAVKSGDWTPTLYRQTKVEGADLSQLEVSQAFFDSKDDTKIPMFIMHKKGLKRDGNNPTALYGYGGFNISITPSFTPSWVVAMLNLGMVMAVANIRGGGEYGKAWYEAAIKTKKQVSYDDFQQAAEYLISQQYTSPRRLAIHGGSNGGLLVGACINQRPDLYGAAVLHVGVLDLLRFHKFTIGHAWTSDYGSPENEEEFRSIFQISPLHNIGKARGKGQGHQYPAVFLLTGDHDDRVSPFHSLKFIAELQHSVGSSSKQTNPLVIRVDTNTGHGAGKPVKKSIEEAADVYGFLANVLGIQWHEQ